The Streptomyces sp. NBC_01255 genome window below encodes:
- a CDS encoding CIS tube protein, protein MAGLLGALAARGLSRASLAIHQPPTDLGGSIGGRLGEVKFQFNPDQLQLSRSANWHTEPAVAYTRGAPPKFTGSQPAQLQLDVFLDRSGDPTSNDVQQQVELLLSCCEVTQQSISAKAPSPPWVKFSWGSFSTVRFVAYVTSVSATYTLFSPSGIPIRATCSLSLTEVSTATKGQNPTSGALSARRVHRTVAGDSLASLAWREYGDATRWRVIAEANGIDDPMRLRPGTELLLPSTTETPETEGTS, encoded by the coding sequence ATGGCCGGCCTCCTGGGCGCCCTGGCCGCGCGCGGACTCTCGCGCGCCTCACTCGCCATCCATCAGCCGCCCACCGATCTCGGCGGCTCCATCGGCGGCAGGCTGGGCGAGGTGAAGTTCCAGTTCAACCCGGACCAACTCCAGTTGAGCCGGTCCGCGAACTGGCACACCGAGCCTGCCGTCGCGTACACGCGGGGCGCGCCGCCGAAGTTCACCGGCAGCCAGCCGGCCCAGCTCCAGCTGGACGTCTTCCTCGACCGCTCCGGCGACCCGACCTCCAACGACGTGCAGCAGCAGGTCGAACTGCTGCTGTCCTGCTGCGAGGTGACCCAGCAGAGCATCAGCGCGAAGGCGCCGTCGCCGCCGTGGGTGAAGTTCTCCTGGGGGTCGTTCTCGACGGTGCGGTTCGTCGCGTACGTCACCTCCGTCTCCGCCACGTACACCCTCTTCAGCCCCAGCGGCATTCCGATCCGCGCCACGTGTTCGCTCTCGCTCACCGAGGTCTCCACCGCCACCAAAGGGCAGAACCCGACCTCGGGCGCACTGTCGGCCCGTCGTGTGCACCGCACGGTCGCCGGGGACTCCCTGGCCTCTCTGGCCTGGCGGGAGTACGGCGACGCGACCCGCTGGCGGGTCATCGCCGAGGCGAACGGCATCGACGACCCGATGCGGCTGCGCCCCGGCACGGAACTGCTGCTCCCGTCCACCACCGAAACGCCGGAGACCGAGGGCACCTCATGA
- a CDS encoding DUF6760 family protein, whose amino-acid sequence MTYAVDRIEEETAYLAFHFHWGMDDILDLEHADRRRYVAQVASLVERSQA is encoded by the coding sequence GTGACGTACGCGGTCGACCGGATCGAGGAGGAGACCGCGTACCTCGCCTTCCACTTCCACTGGGGCATGGACGACATCCTCGACCTGGAGCACGCGGACCGGCGGAGGTACGTGGCACAGGTGGCCTCGCTGGTGGAGCGGTCGCAGGCATAA
- a CDS encoding NADase-type glycan-binding domain-containing protein: MSDAPLSRPCPDCASPVRAADQSFCDSCGAFLRWDAPAATPSAGASAAPPDAAVPDREESTSAAAGPDPEVRDVQESAPAAGSEEVTAPLPAVDPSREEPVPVPEAASTPVSEARQASSQASDTVARSLLVPVPGNRPAEPTVAAPVLPARPEAARPAARTAVAPAPVEGGTPCPACRLANTPGRHFCRYCATPMVPERLSTAEGPYAGRRPGLDRDRGRWIARALIATAVVAVVVGGVVGGPPAARAVQDHFATRVPVHPVTWAASHSAPKQNAKLAGDGYSNTWWGTGYAGDSAGQYLEAGFAEPTDLLSVLVTPGSAKNTTQADGQATPRTFDLVVKDASGETRVSHHLINDGGTQRVDLRVRDALSVRLVLRTAWRADPRKQVAVAELEFFGRSVS; encoded by the coding sequence ATGAGTGACGCGCCCCTGTCCCGCCCCTGCCCGGACTGCGCGAGCCCGGTCCGCGCGGCGGACCAGTCGTTCTGCGACAGCTGCGGGGCGTTCCTCCGCTGGGACGCCCCGGCGGCGACGCCTTCCGCCGGCGCGTCCGCCGCGCCGCCGGACGCCGCCGTCCCGGACCGGGAGGAGTCGACGTCCGCCGCGGCCGGACCGGACCCGGAGGTGCGGGACGTCCAGGAAAGCGCGCCCGCTGCCGGATCCGAGGAGGTCACGGCCCCGCTGCCCGCCGTGGATCCGTCCCGCGAGGAGCCCGTACCCGTGCCCGAGGCTGCATCCACCCCCGTATCCGAGGCGAGGCAGGCGTCCAGCCAGGCTTCGGACACGGTCGCACGCTCGCTCCTCGTCCCCGTCCCGGGGAACCGCCCCGCGGAGCCGACTGTCGCCGCGCCCGTGCTCCCCGCACGCCCCGAGGCCGCGCGGCCCGCGGCGAGGACCGCCGTCGCGCCCGCGCCCGTCGAGGGCGGCACCCCGTGCCCGGCGTGCCGGCTCGCGAACACTCCGGGCCGTCACTTCTGCCGGTACTGCGCGACGCCCATGGTCCCCGAGCGGCTCTCCACGGCCGAGGGCCCGTACGCGGGCCGGCGCCCCGGTCTCGACCGCGACCGGGGCCGCTGGATCGCCCGCGCCCTGATCGCGACGGCGGTCGTCGCCGTGGTCGTCGGCGGTGTCGTCGGCGGCCCGCCCGCCGCGCGCGCGGTCCAGGACCACTTCGCCACCCGTGTCCCGGTCCACCCCGTCACCTGGGCGGCCTCCCACTCCGCGCCGAAGCAGAACGCGAAGCTGGCGGGCGACGGGTACTCCAACACCTGGTGGGGCACGGGATACGCGGGCGACTCGGCGGGACAGTACCTGGAGGCCGGATTCGCCGAACCGACCGATCTGCTGAGCGTGCTGGTCACCCCCGGAAGCGCGAAGAACACGACGCAGGCGGACGGGCAGGCGACCCCGCGCACCTTCGACCTCGTGGTCAAGGACGCGTCGGGCGAGACGCGCGTCTCGCACCACCTCATCAACGACGGCGGCACCCAGCGCGTCGACCTGCGGGTGCGCGACGCGCTGTCGGTGCGTCTCGTCCTGCGTACGGCGTGGCGCGCCGACCCGCGCAAGCAGGTGGCCGTCGCGGAGCTGGAGTTCTTCGGCAGGTCAGTCTCCTGA
- a CDS encoding phage tail sheath family protein: protein MPTYLSPGVYVEEVASGSRPIEGVGTSVAAFVGLSPVGPLNEPVLVTNWSQYVASFGDFTDGYYLAHSVYGFFNNGGTAAYVVRVGGGDALGATQAIGTAAPAEPRLVPGEAVALGAFRVAAIAAGSEAGGSLTVEVQDVEGDAERFKLVVKDGEKVVESFDASAKKSARNFVVAQVKQRSKTIVLEEAAAGGQLVRPDAQAVTLAPPAQLPAPVAAATSTSAALESGQFIGDSADRTGFGGLEAYDEINMVAVPDLMAAYQQGLIDLEQVKAVQLGLIAHCELMGDRMAILDPPPALNARDIRTWRQETAGYDSRYAALYYPWIKSFDPATGQTRTVPPSGHMAGVWARNDSERGVHKAPANEIVRGAVDLELQITRGEQDLLNPIGVNCIRAFPGRGIRVWGARTLASDPAWRYLNVRRYFNYLEESILVGTQWVVFEPNDQSLWARIRRNISAFLVNEWRQGALFGQRAEDAFYVKCDAETNPPESVDLGRVVCEIGIAPVKPAEFVVFRLAQFQGGGGDLEE from the coding sequence GTGCCCACCTACCTGTCCCCCGGCGTCTACGTCGAGGAAGTCGCCAGCGGCTCCCGTCCCATCGAGGGCGTCGGGACCTCCGTCGCCGCGTTCGTCGGCCTCTCGCCCGTCGGACCGCTCAACGAGCCGGTGCTCGTCACCAACTGGTCGCAGTACGTGGCCTCGTTCGGCGACTTCACGGACGGGTACTACCTCGCCCACTCCGTCTACGGGTTCTTCAACAACGGCGGCACCGCGGCCTACGTCGTGCGCGTCGGCGGCGGGGACGCGCTGGGCGCCACGCAGGCCATCGGGACCGCCGCACCCGCCGAGCCGCGGCTCGTCCCCGGCGAGGCCGTCGCGCTCGGCGCGTTCCGGGTCGCGGCGATCGCCGCCGGCTCGGAGGCGGGCGGATCGCTCACGGTCGAGGTGCAGGACGTCGAGGGCGACGCCGAGCGCTTCAAGCTGGTCGTCAAGGACGGCGAGAAGGTCGTGGAGAGCTTCGACGCCTCCGCGAAGAAGAGCGCCCGCAACTTCGTCGTGGCGCAGGTCAAGCAGCGCTCCAAGACCATCGTCCTGGAGGAGGCCGCCGCCGGCGGGCAGCTCGTCCGGCCCGACGCGCAGGCCGTGACGCTCGCTCCGCCCGCGCAGCTTCCGGCACCGGTCGCGGCGGCGACCAGCACGTCCGCCGCGCTGGAGTCCGGGCAGTTCATCGGCGATTCGGCCGACCGCACCGGCTTCGGCGGCCTGGAGGCGTACGACGAGATCAACATGGTCGCCGTGCCCGACCTGATGGCCGCCTACCAGCAGGGGCTCATCGACCTGGAGCAGGTCAAGGCCGTCCAGCTCGGCCTGATCGCGCACTGCGAGCTGATGGGCGACCGGATGGCGATCCTCGACCCGCCGCCCGCCCTCAACGCCCGCGACATCCGCACCTGGCGCCAGGAGACCGCCGGTTACGACTCGCGGTACGCGGCCCTCTACTACCCGTGGATCAAGTCGTTCGACCCGGCGACCGGCCAGACCCGTACGGTTCCGCCGTCCGGCCACATGGCCGGTGTGTGGGCCCGCAACGACTCCGAGCGCGGTGTCCACAAGGCCCCCGCCAACGAGATCGTGCGCGGCGCGGTCGACCTGGAGCTGCAGATCACGCGCGGCGAGCAGGACCTGCTCAACCCGATCGGCGTGAACTGCATCCGCGCGTTCCCGGGCCGCGGGATCCGGGTGTGGGGCGCGCGGACGCTGGCCTCCGATCCGGCCTGGCGTTACCTGAACGTCCGCCGCTACTTCAACTACCTCGAGGAGTCCATCCTCGTCGGTACGCAGTGGGTCGTCTTCGAGCCCAACGACCAGTCGCTGTGGGCGCGGATCCGCCGCAACATCTCGGCCTTCCTCGTCAACGAGTGGCGTCAGGGAGCCCTGTTCGGCCAGCGGGCCGAGGACGCCTTCTACGTGAAGTGCGACGCCGAGACCAACCCCCCGGAGTCGGTCGACCTCGGCCGGGTCGTGTGCGAGATCGGCATCGCGCCCGTGAAGCCCGCCGAGTTCGTGGTCTTCCGCCTCGCGCAGTTCCAGGGCGGTGGCGGCGACCTGGAGGAGTAG
- a CDS encoding GPW/gp25 family protein codes for MSEHFVGAGWAFPLRTGPSGSIALVRRDREIEESMRLVLATAPGERPMRPEFGCAVHELVFSPVNDATMGRVRYEVMSSLDRWEPRIEVEDVTVAPAPTDPTTLYIDVRYRVRGANNPRNLVFPFYVIPSED; via the coding sequence ATGAGTGAGCACTTCGTCGGCGCGGGCTGGGCCTTCCCGCTGCGCACCGGTCCGAGCGGGTCCATCGCGCTCGTCCGGCGCGACCGCGAGATCGAGGAGTCGATGCGCCTGGTGCTGGCGACGGCACCGGGCGAACGGCCGATGCGGCCCGAATTCGGCTGTGCGGTGCACGAGTTGGTGTTCTCTCCGGTCAACGACGCGACGATGGGCCGGGTCCGGTACGAGGTGATGTCCTCGCTCGACCGCTGGGAGCCGCGCATCGAGGTGGAGGACGTCACGGTCGCCCCCGCGCCCACGGATCCGACCACGCTGTACATCGACGTCCGTTACCGGGTGCGCGGCGCCAACAACCCGCGCAATCTCGTCTTCCCGTTCTACGTCATCCCCTCCGAGGACTGA
- a CDS encoding phage tail protein: MPTQQDPASTVFFKLTIDGQDLGLFNGCDGLSSEVEVEQRHEGGINGFVWQLPTRVTFSTIRLTRPLTPDTAKVAAWISSLATGITRPTAQIAALRADGSIVAQWGLVEVLPVRWTGPTLDPASPAVATETLEIAHHGFTDAGGA; the protein is encoded by the coding sequence ATGCCGACGCAGCAGGACCCCGCATCCACCGTCTTCTTCAAGCTCACGATCGACGGCCAGGACCTCGGCCTGTTCAACGGCTGCGACGGCCTCTCCTCCGAGGTGGAGGTGGAGCAGCGCCACGAGGGCGGCATCAACGGATTCGTCTGGCAGCTCCCCACGCGCGTCACCTTCTCCACCATCCGCCTCACCCGCCCCCTCACCCCCGACACCGCCAAGGTGGCCGCCTGGATCTCGTCCCTGGCCACCGGCATCACCCGTCCGACAGCGCAGATCGCGGCCCTGCGCGCCGACGGTTCGATCGTCGCCCAATGGGGTCTGGTCGAGGTGCTGCCGGTCCGCTGGACCGGTCCGACACTCGACCCGGCGAGCCCGGCCGTCGCCACCGAGACCCTGGAGATCGCGCACCACGGGTTCACCGACGCGGGAGGCGCCTGA
- a CDS encoding VgrG-related protein: MSEKTFTTVLHVQLDGTPLPDPLAVRLTEGWVDASVNVPSAFQLTFSDKDGTLTAKFPYLKVGAMAVLSPFTDGRLGEPMLTGEVTAVEVDASPGHGRYLIVRGYDPGHRLLRSRRVEGYPNMTASDIVRKLAALNRIPLGKVDATPTVYELATQPNITDWDFLSRLARENDVRLSLDPAGRLVFAALPPASSAPADTTPAAQSPYVLDFGSNTLHSRVSVTAAGQVGKVDVRGWDPRTKQALASPTPALASRDIVSDITPAQLVAPFGPAELAATGTPFTTQSEVAQAAAALADDVTGSFAEVEVAVTGNPALKPGQPVAVKGAGFPFEGRYTATGVRHVFASGRQFTTWLTVSGRQFRSLYGTASGGGEPAPPMPGVAVALVTNTKDPLSLGRVRLRFPWLSATYESGWCRVAQLGGRGGGGLVLPEVDDEVLCAFDRGSLEHPYVLAGLYNGVDRHTPATDRVPPVDPTSGRVQWRALTSRTGHTVELREEGGRTRASHGIRLRTAKGGLSVELNEARTTLTIDSDGTVTISGARGVTIESGTDLTLSAKGLITLDAGRGVDIKAGMRFKVSALTQVAVNTMTFNTTTPPLLNPVAAAAPLI, translated from the coding sequence ATGAGCGAGAAGACCTTCACCACCGTCCTGCACGTGCAGCTCGACGGCACGCCGCTCCCGGATCCGCTCGCGGTCCGGCTCACGGAGGGCTGGGTGGACGCGAGCGTCAATGTCCCCTCCGCCTTCCAGCTGACCTTCAGCGACAAGGACGGCACCCTCACTGCGAAGTTCCCCTACCTGAAGGTCGGCGCCATGGCGGTGCTGTCGCCGTTCACCGACGGACGGCTCGGCGAGCCCATGCTGACCGGGGAGGTCACCGCCGTCGAGGTGGACGCGTCACCGGGCCACGGGCGGTACCTGATCGTGCGCGGGTACGACCCCGGGCACCGGCTCCTGCGCAGCCGGCGCGTCGAGGGCTACCCGAACATGACCGCCTCCGACATCGTCCGGAAGCTCGCCGCCCTCAACCGGATCCCGCTCGGCAAGGTCGACGCCACCCCGACGGTGTACGAGCTGGCGACCCAGCCCAACATCACCGACTGGGACTTCCTGTCCCGGCTCGCGCGCGAGAACGACGTCCGGCTCTCGCTCGACCCGGCGGGCCGGCTCGTCTTCGCCGCCCTGCCCCCGGCGTCCTCCGCGCCGGCCGACACCACGCCGGCCGCGCAGAGCCCGTACGTCCTGGACTTCGGCTCCAACACGCTGCACAGCCGGGTCTCGGTGACGGCCGCCGGGCAGGTCGGGAAGGTCGACGTGCGGGGCTGGGATCCCCGGACGAAGCAGGCGCTGGCCTCGCCGACCCCTGCCCTGGCGAGCCGGGACATCGTCTCCGACATCACTCCCGCGCAGCTCGTCGCGCCCTTCGGTCCGGCGGAACTCGCCGCGACCGGAACGCCGTTCACCACGCAGTCGGAGGTGGCGCAGGCCGCCGCCGCGCTCGCGGACGACGTCACCGGCTCGTTCGCGGAGGTCGAGGTCGCCGTCACCGGCAATCCCGCGCTGAAGCCGGGGCAGCCGGTGGCCGTGAAGGGCGCGGGCTTCCCCTTCGAGGGGCGCTACACCGCGACCGGGGTGCGCCATGTCTTCGCCTCGGGGCGGCAGTTCACCACCTGGCTGACGGTGTCCGGGCGGCAGTTCCGTTCCCTGTACGGGACGGCTTCCGGCGGCGGCGAGCCGGCGCCGCCCATGCCGGGCGTCGCGGTGGCGCTGGTCACGAACACGAAGGACCCGCTGTCGCTCGGCCGGGTCAGGCTGCGCTTCCCGTGGCTGTCGGCGACGTACGAGAGCGGCTGGTGCCGGGTCGCCCAGCTGGGCGGTCGCGGGGGCGGCGGTCTCGTCCTGCCCGAAGTGGACGACGAGGTGCTGTGCGCCTTCGACCGGGGGTCGCTTGAGCACCCCTACGTCCTGGCGGGGCTGTACAACGGCGTCGACCGGCACACCCCGGCCACCGACCGCGTACCGCCGGTCGATCCGACGAGCGGTCGGGTCCAGTGGCGGGCCCTGACGTCCCGTACCGGTCACACCGTGGAGCTGCGCGAGGAGGGCGGCCGGACGCGCGCCTCGCACGGGATCCGGCTGCGGACCGCGAAGGGGGGACTGAGCGTCGAGCTGAACGAGGCCCGGACGACCCTGACCATCGACAGCGACGGGACGGTCACGATCTCCGGGGCGCGGGGGGTGACGATCGAGTCGGGGACGGATCTGACGCTCTCCGCGAAGGGGCTGATCACCCTCGACGCGGGGCGCGGCGTGGACATCAAGGCGGGCATGAGGTTCAAGGTCTCGGCGCTGACCCAGGTCGCCGTCAACACCATGACCTTCAACACCACGACGCCCCCGCTGCTCAACCCCGTCGCCGCGGCCGCGCCGCTGATCTGA
- a CDS encoding putative baseplate assembly protein gives MALPAPHLDDRRFQQFVDDAKRYIQQACPEWTDHNVSDPGVTLVEAVAHMADQLVYRLNRVPEKNHLAFLDLLGVTLFPPAAARAEITFRLSAPQPEPVLLPAGTEVSTGRTETEEAVVFATSSDLTVVPCELTHLLRQEAGGTPEDRSQDLRGGEDVAAFSPLPRIGDLLLLGLSAAVPDCVLVLDLDSRVDGVGVDPRRPPLVWEAWTAAEGWTACEVDEDSTGGLNRPGEVVLHMPSGHAVSRLGGHAAGWVRCRVVDAAEGLPSYSESPTVRAAGAFTIGGTVRAAHAETVRSEQLGESEGVPGQRVRLAHAPVVDRPPLLLQVAERATGGVTDEEDPDGGWEEWHVVRDFASSRPGDRHYTLDATTGEIAFGPCVRQPDGTLRQFGAVPPKGAAIRAARYGTGGGRAGNVARSTITVLRSSIPYIARVENREAARGGVDGETVEEAKTRAPITLRAQERAVTARDYEELARRAAPEAARIACLAADAAEAGENAVRVLVVPQAVPDRGGRLRFEQLVPGDELLSRVTGFLDERRPLGTRLAVGPPFYQGVTVVATLHSFRAAEAERVRAEALDTLYAYLDPLTGGAHGEGWPFGRPLRAGEVFAALQRVPGVELVDEVLLHPADPLTGRRGDTTDRIELAPSALLFPFDHRVRVIEAR, from the coding sequence ATGGCCCTGCCCGCACCCCATCTCGACGACCGCCGCTTTCAGCAGTTCGTCGACGACGCCAAGCGCTACATCCAGCAGGCGTGCCCCGAGTGGACCGACCACAACGTCTCGGACCCGGGCGTCACACTGGTGGAGGCCGTCGCGCACATGGCGGACCAGCTCGTCTACCGCCTCAACCGGGTCCCGGAGAAGAACCACCTGGCGTTCCTGGACCTCCTTGGCGTGACGCTCTTCCCGCCCGCCGCAGCCCGCGCCGAGATCACCTTCCGGCTCTCCGCGCCGCAGCCCGAGCCGGTGCTGCTGCCCGCCGGCACGGAAGTCTCCACCGGGCGTACGGAGACGGAGGAGGCCGTGGTCTTCGCGACGAGCTCCGATCTGACCGTCGTGCCCTGCGAGTTGACCCATCTGCTGCGGCAGGAGGCGGGGGGCACGCCCGAGGACCGCTCGCAGGACCTCAGGGGCGGCGAGGACGTCGCCGCCTTCTCTCCTCTGCCGCGCATCGGCGACCTGCTGCTCCTCGGGCTCTCGGCTGCCGTGCCGGACTGTGTGCTCGTCCTCGACCTGGACAGCCGTGTCGACGGCGTCGGCGTGGACCCGCGCCGGCCTCCGCTCGTGTGGGAGGCGTGGACGGCGGCCGAGGGATGGACGGCGTGCGAGGTCGACGAGGACTCCACGGGCGGGCTCAACCGGCCCGGCGAGGTGGTGCTGCACATGCCGTCGGGGCACGCGGTCTCGCGGCTCGGCGGGCACGCGGCGGGCTGGGTGCGCTGCCGGGTCGTGGACGCCGCCGAGGGGCTTCCGTCCTACAGCGAGTCGCCGACCGTGCGGGCGGCGGGCGCGTTCACCATCGGCGGCACGGTCCGCGCGGCGCACGCCGAGACCGTGCGGAGCGAGCAGCTCGGCGAGTCCGAGGGCGTCCCCGGGCAGCGGGTGCGGCTCGCGCACGCGCCGGTCGTGGACCGGCCGCCCCTGCTCCTCCAGGTCGCGGAGCGGGCGACGGGCGGGGTCACGGACGAGGAGGACCCCGACGGTGGCTGGGAGGAGTGGCACGTGGTCCGCGACTTCGCCTCGTCGCGGCCCGGCGACCGGCACTACACGCTGGACGCGACGACCGGCGAGATCGCCTTCGGCCCGTGTGTACGCCAACCGGACGGCACGCTGCGGCAGTTCGGGGCCGTGCCGCCGAAGGGTGCGGCGATCCGAGCGGCCCGGTACGGGACTGGTGGCGGCCGGGCGGGCAATGTGGCCCGATCCACGATCACCGTGCTCCGCAGCTCCATCCCGTACATCGCGCGGGTCGAGAACCGCGAGGCGGCGCGCGGTGGGGTCGACGGGGAGACCGTCGAGGAGGCGAAGACCCGCGCGCCGATCACCCTGCGGGCGCAGGAGCGGGCCGTCACCGCCCGCGACTACGAGGAGCTGGCGCGGCGCGCCGCGCCCGAGGCGGCGCGGATCGCCTGCCTCGCGGCGGACGCGGCCGAGGCCGGCGAGAACGCGGTCCGGGTCCTGGTCGTCCCGCAGGCGGTGCCGGACCGGGGCGGGCGGCTGCGGTTCGAGCAGCTCGTGCCGGGCGACGAGCTCCTGTCGCGGGTGACGGGTTTCCTGGACGAGCGGCGGCCGCTGGGCACCCGGCTCGCCGTGGGGCCGCCGTTCTACCAGGGGGTGACGGTGGTGGCGACGCTGCACTCCTTCCGGGCGGCCGAGGCGGAGCGCGTACGGGCCGAGGCGCTGGACACGCTGTACGCGTACCTGGACCCGCTGACGGGCGGGGCGCACGGCGAGGGCTGGCCGTTCGGGCGTCCGCTGCGGGCCGGGGAGGTCTTCGCGGCGCTCCAGCGGGTGCCGGGCGTGGAGCTGGTGGACGAGGTCCTGCTGCATCCGGCCGATCCGCTGACGGGCCGGCGCGGCGACACGACGGACCGGATCGAGCTGGCGCCGTCGGCGCTGCTCTTCCCGTTCGACCACCGCGTGCGTGTGATCGAGGCGCGGTGA
- a CDS encoding alginate lyase family protein: protein MRRRSLLAAPLLLAALLATLLAGPAGGRAEAAPATFVHPGVLVSRGQLDFTREKVNAGAQPWKAAFDQMMASKYASLSRVPKPRAVVECGSYSNPNLGCTDEREDAIAAYTLSLAWYITRDGRYAQKAIEIMDAWSGVITDHTNSNAPLQTGWAGSSWPRAAEIIRYTSTAWPQARVDRFKTMLRTVYLPEVTNGSHSNGNWELSMTEAAIGIAVFLEDRAAYDKAVAKFRGRVPAYIYLASDGALPKGAPGSGLDTRDELVKYWQGQTTFVDGLTQETCRDLTHTGYGLAAIANIAETSRIQGQDLYPEVADRLRHALGLQAKYELGEPVPGWLCGGALRDHLGPVTEVGFNALHHRMGYAMTNTQRLTEANRPAGTNNLFVAWGTLTHAANPR, encoded by the coding sequence ATCCGAAGGCGTTCGCTGCTCGCCGCACCCCTGTTGCTCGCCGCCCTCCTCGCCACCCTGCTCGCCGGGCCCGCCGGCGGCCGTGCCGAGGCGGCTCCCGCGACCTTCGTCCACCCAGGCGTCCTCGTCTCGCGGGGCCAGCTCGACTTCACCCGGGAGAAGGTCAACGCCGGGGCGCAGCCCTGGAAGGCCGCCTTCGACCAGATGATGGCGAGCAAGTACGCGTCGCTGTCCCGCGTCCCCAAGCCCCGCGCGGTGGTGGAGTGCGGCTCGTACTCGAACCCGAACCTCGGCTGCACCGACGAGCGCGAGGACGCCATCGCCGCGTACACGCTCTCCCTGGCCTGGTACATCACGCGCGACGGCCGGTACGCCCAGAAGGCCATCGAGATCATGGACGCCTGGTCCGGCGTGATCACCGACCACACCAACTCCAACGCGCCGCTGCAGACGGGCTGGGCGGGCTCCTCCTGGCCCCGCGCCGCCGAGATCATCCGCTACACCTCCACCGCCTGGCCCCAGGCCCGCGTCGACCGCTTCAAGACGATGCTGCGCACGGTCTACCTCCCCGAGGTCACGAACGGCTCCCACTCCAACGGCAACTGGGAGCTCAGCATGACCGAGGCCGCGATCGGCATCGCCGTCTTCCTGGAGGACCGCGCCGCCTACGACAAGGCGGTGGCCAAGTTCCGCGGCCGCGTCCCCGCGTACATCTACCTCGCGAGCGACGGCGCTCTCCCGAAGGGGGCGCCCGGCAGCGGCCTCGACACCCGCGACGAGCTCGTCAAGTACTGGCAGGGGCAGACCACCTTCGTCGACGGACTCACCCAGGAGACCTGCCGCGACCTCACCCACACCGGCTACGGCCTGGCCGCGATCGCGAACATCGCCGAGACGAGCCGCATCCAGGGGCAGGACCTCTACCCCGAGGTCGCCGACCGGCTGCGCCACGCCCTCGGCCTCCAGGCCAAGTACGAGCTCGGCGAGCCGGTCCCGGGCTGGCTCTGCGGAGGCGCCCTCCGCGACCACCTGGGACCGGTCACCGAGGTCGGCTTCAACGCGCTGCACCACCGCATGGGGTACGCGATGACGAACACGCAGCGCCTCACCGAAGCCAACCGTCCGGCGGGCACGAACAACCTCTTCGTGGCCTGGGGGACCCTGACCCACGCCGCCAACCCCCGCTGA
- a CDS encoding phage tail protein, which translates to MSGSARGTVPGLATPYPLGAALPAVYAEDDFGQRFVSGLDVVLAPLFTVLDSLEAYFSPTLAPADFVDYLATWVGAELDGTEPLPLRRHAVASAVALHRVRGTRQGLAAAVRLAFGVPPEITESGGASWSARPLGPFPGSPEAGLHVVLRVADPAAVDPHRLRAVVGAARPAHLPFTVSVTTSRTSEGA; encoded by the coding sequence GTGAGCGGGTCCGCGCGGGGTACGGTGCCGGGGCTCGCGACCCCGTACCCGCTGGGGGCGGCGCTGCCCGCCGTCTACGCCGAGGACGACTTCGGGCAGCGGTTCGTGTCCGGCCTGGACGTGGTCCTCGCTCCGCTGTTCACCGTCCTGGACTCGCTGGAGGCGTACTTCTCGCCGACGCTCGCCCCCGCCGACTTCGTGGACTACCTCGCGACCTGGGTCGGTGCGGAGCTGGACGGCACCGAGCCGCTTCCGCTGCGCCGCCACGCGGTCGCCTCGGCCGTGGCACTGCACCGGGTCCGCGGCACCCGGCAAGGGCTCGCGGCGGCGGTCCGGCTCGCGTTCGGCGTCCCGCCGGAGATCACCGAGAGCGGTGGCGCGAGCTGGTCGGCCCGCCCGCTCGGCCCGTTCCCCGGGTCGCCCGAGGCCGGGCTGCATGTCGTCCTCCGGGTCGCCGACCCGGCCGCGGTGGACCCGCACCGCCTGCGCGCGGTCGTGGGCGCGGCCCGCCCCGCGCACCTGCCGTTCACGGTCTCGGTGACCACTTCCCGTACTTCCGAAGGAGCCTGA
- a CDS encoding phage tail protein yields MSLDTGDALTTHNFGLQIDGVMVETLQEISGLSMEQDVIEFQQVSADGKPMIKKLPGVKKAGECTVTRGATQSAAFTEWIASSIAGDMGAARKDASIIFLDYQLSEVKRYNLRNAWCTKVELSATKAGDAAALTEQVTITFEELTLG; encoded by the coding sequence ATGTCCCTCGACACCGGTGACGCCCTCACTACCCACAATTTCGGCCTGCAGATCGACGGCGTGATGGTCGAGACCCTCCAGGAGATCAGCGGCCTCTCGATGGAGCAGGACGTCATCGAGTTCCAGCAGGTCTCGGCGGACGGCAAGCCGATGATCAAGAAGCTCCCCGGCGTGAAGAAGGCCGGCGAGTGCACGGTGACCCGCGGTGCGACGCAGTCCGCCGCCTTCACCGAGTGGATCGCGTCGTCCATCGCCGGCGACATGGGCGCGGCACGCAAGGACGCGTCCATCATCTTCCTCGACTACCAGCTCAGCGAGGTGAAGCGCTACAACCTGCGCAACGCCTGGTGCACCAAGGTGGAGTTGAGCGCGACCAAGGCCGGTGACGCGGCGGCCCTGACCGAGCAGGTCACCATCACCTTCGAAGAGCTGACGCTCGGCTGA